In a genomic window of Pelotomaculum thermopropionicum SI:
- the HypC gene encoding hydrogenase maturation factor, which produces MCLGIPGKVVAVNQDENWAVIESFGVQKKVSIALVDEEVAPGDYLMVHTGYALGKIDLKEAESSLKLWEEILFAKQPS; this is translated from the coding sequence ATGTGTCTAGGCATACCCGGCAAAGTTGTAGCGGTCAACCAGGACGAAAACTGGGCGGTAATAGAAAGCTTCGGCGTACAAAAAAAAGTGAGCATTGCCCTGGTGGACGAAGAAGTCGCCCCGGGCGATTACCTGATGGTTCACACCGGTTACGCCCTTGGCAAAATAGATCTGAAGGAAGCCGAAAGCTCCCTTAAATTATGGGAGGAGATTTTATTTGCAAAACAGCCGTCTTGA
- the HypD gene encoding hydrogenase maturation factor — protein MQNSRLELNFGREILKMLPSLAGAAARRLGRTPVIMEVCGTHTMAIARSGLKSVLAGCIELRSGPGCPVCVTDQRDIDRIVALANLPGIAIATFGDMLRVPGTGSSLELERARGACVEIFYSPLEAVAYAARNPGKEVVFLGVGFETTAPAIALSIAAAAGQKLPNYTVLSLHKLVPPVMETLLSDPELTVDGFILPGHVSTITGRKAFDFISLKYGRPAVVTGFEEIDILQSVCLLLKQISEGSARTVNGYKRLVREEGNKKAKEILAEYFKPADAFWRGFGLVPQSGLAIKEKYSRFDASAKFALDTPETQPPKGCACGDILKGKLTAPDCPLFARACTPSSPAGPCMVSSEGACAAYYHYEWSEQDREVN, from the coding sequence TTGCAAAACAGCCGTCTTGAGCTCAATTTTGGCAGGGAAATCCTGAAAATGCTGCCTTCCCTGGCCGGGGCCGCAGCCCGGCGACTTGGCAGGACGCCGGTTATAATGGAGGTCTGCGGAACCCATACCATGGCCATTGCCAGAAGCGGCCTGAAAAGCGTGCTGGCGGGCTGTATCGAACTGAGAAGCGGCCCGGGCTGTCCGGTGTGCGTTACCGACCAGAGGGACATAGACAGAATTGTCGCCCTGGCCAACCTGCCGGGAATTGCAATTGCCACCTTCGGCGACATGCTGCGGGTTCCCGGCACCGGTTCATCGCTCGAGCTGGAACGGGCCCGCGGCGCATGCGTGGAGATCTTTTATTCCCCCCTGGAAGCGGTAGCCTATGCCGCCAGAAATCCGGGGAAAGAAGTCGTTTTTCTGGGTGTAGGCTTCGAAACCACGGCGCCTGCCATTGCTTTGAGCATTGCTGCCGCCGCCGGGCAGAAGCTGCCGAACTACACGGTGCTGTCCCTCCACAAACTGGTCCCGCCGGTTATGGAAACGCTCCTGAGCGATCCGGAGCTTACTGTCGACGGTTTTATTCTGCCGGGCCACGTCAGTACCATAACCGGCAGGAAGGCTTTTGATTTTATTTCCTTAAAATACGGCAGGCCGGCCGTCGTTACCGGCTTCGAAGAAATCGACATCCTGCAGTCGGTTTGTCTTCTTCTTAAACAAATATCAGAGGGCAGCGCCCGGACCGTCAACGGTTACAAGCGGCTGGTCCGGGAAGAAGGCAATAAAAAGGCTAAAGAAATCCTGGCAGAATATTTTAAGCCCGCAGACGCCTTCTGGCGCGGTTTCGGCCTGGTGCCCCAAAGCGGCCTGGCCATTAAAGAAAAATACTCCCGCTTTGACGCCTCGGCTAAATTTGCCCTGGACACGCCCGAAACGCAACCGCCAAAAGGCTGCGCCTGCGGCGACATCTTAAAAGGGAAGCTTACCGCACCCGACTGCCCGCTTTTTGCCAGAGCCTGCACGCCGTCGAGCCCGGCGGGGCCCTGCATGGTTTCATCGGAAGGAGCCTGTGCCGCCTATTATCACTACGAATGGTCAGAACAGGACAGGGAAGTGAATTAA